Proteins encoded together in one uncultured Desulfosarcina sp. window:
- a CDS encoding CoB--CoM heterodisulfide reductase iron-sulfur subunit A family protein, with product MPRIGVFVCECGPNIKDAIDIPELVRFAGQIEHVVHVERVPLLCAPEGRDRIANEIRDHDISHTVFAACSPKEHEKTFRKILEAAGHNPFMMQTVNIREQCAWIIHDRDLATAKAKRLLRGALYRLRHHRPIPLREIDCCPDVLVVGAGVAGIAAARTLSQNDRRVFVVERSPCIGGMAAQYEDLFPDANCAACLLEPDLDEVLHDDRITVLTSSEVLAVRGSPGNFKAAIKQAALRVDPERCIGCAACLEVCPVQVPNEFNAGMDTRKAIYIPYPGALPHIATIDPVNCLHSQEESCSACQAACPFEAIDYGAANTVREITAGMVVLATGFQGFDAARSRRYGYGKVDNVITAFAFERLVNTAGPTEGKILMAEGREPDSVAFIHCVGSRTGEFNPFCSGICCMTAFKQALQVRNQLPTAAIHHFFADLCLPGKNAQRLFDKAAAVDGIAFHRLDRPDGIRMRAEGDRISIAPTRAEGSDRHVEVQLVVLATAMEPRADAVQTGEIFDVALDADGFFSPAHSVTDPVAATREGIYLAGCCQGPADIPASVAQGQAAAGRILQKLLPGGKITLEPIIAGVDPERCSGCRTCAALCPFGALDMDSDGACMAVDEACCRGCGICVAACPSGAIELRHYSREALSGELAGLLKSDGI from the coding sequence ATGCCCCGCATCGGCGTATTCGTCTGCGAATGCGGGCCGAACATCAAGGATGCCATCGACATCCCGGAACTGGTGCGTTTTGCCGGACAGATCGAACATGTGGTGCACGTTGAACGGGTGCCGCTGCTGTGTGCTCCGGAAGGCCGGGATCGCATCGCCAACGAAATTCGCGATCACGACATTTCCCATACGGTATTTGCCGCCTGCTCCCCGAAAGAGCACGAAAAGACCTTTCGGAAGATCCTGGAAGCGGCCGGACACAACCCGTTCATGATGCAGACGGTCAATATCCGGGAACAGTGCGCCTGGATCATTCATGACCGCGATCTGGCCACCGCCAAAGCCAAACGGCTGCTGCGCGGCGCCCTGTATCGGCTGCGGCACCATCGGCCCATCCCATTGCGGGAAATCGACTGCTGCCCCGACGTTCTGGTCGTCGGGGCCGGCGTGGCCGGCATTGCTGCGGCGCGAACCCTGTCCCAGAATGACCGGCGGGTGTTTGTTGTGGAGCGATCCCCCTGCATTGGCGGTATGGCGGCCCAGTACGAAGACCTGTTCCCGGACGCCAATTGCGCGGCCTGCCTGTTGGAACCGGATCTGGACGAGGTGCTGCATGACGACCGCATCACGGTGCTCACGTCCAGCGAAGTTCTGGCCGTTCGCGGCAGTCCGGGAAATTTCAAGGCTGCGATCAAGCAGGCGGCCCTGCGAGTCGATCCCGAACGCTGTATCGGCTGTGCCGCCTGTCTCGAGGTCTGCCCGGTCCAGGTACCCAACGAATTCAATGCCGGGATGGACACCCGCAAGGCGATCTACATCCCCTATCCCGGAGCCCTTCCCCATATCGCGACCATCGATCCGGTCAACTGCCTGCATAGCCAGGAAGAATCGTGCAGCGCCTGCCAGGCGGCCTGCCCCTTTGAAGCCATCGATTACGGGGCCGCCAATACGGTCCGGGAGATAACGGCCGGGATGGTTGTGCTGGCCACCGGATTTCAGGGATTCGATGCCGCCCGCAGCCGGCGCTACGGCTACGGGAAAGTGGACAATGTCATTACCGCCTTCGCTTTCGAACGCCTGGTGAACACCGCCGGACCAACCGAAGGAAAAATCCTTATGGCGGAGGGCCGGGAACCCGATTCGGTGGCTTTCATTCACTGTGTGGGATCGCGAACCGGGGAATTCAACCCATTCTGCTCCGGCATCTGTTGCATGACGGCCTTCAAGCAGGCCCTGCAGGTTCGCAATCAACTTCCCACAGCGGCCATTCACCATTTTTTTGCCGACCTCTGCCTTCCCGGAAAAAACGCCCAACGGTTGTTTGACAAGGCCGCTGCCGTGGACGGCATCGCATTCCATCGCCTGGATCGACCCGACGGCATCCGGATGCGCGCCGAGGGAGACCGCATAAGCATTGCACCCACCCGTGCCGAAGGGAGCGACCGCCATGTAGAAGTCCAGTTGGTTGTTCTGGCTACGGCCATGGAGCCGCGGGCAGATGCCGTGCAGACGGGAGAGATCTTTGACGTGGCCCTGGATGCCGACGGTTTTTTCAGTCCGGCCCATTCGGTGACCGATCCGGTGGCCGCCACCCGTGAGGGGATCTACCTGGCCGGATGCTGTCAAGGTCCTGCGGACATTCCCGCCTCCGTGGCCCAGGGTCAGGCGGCCGCGGGCAGAATTCTGCAAAAACTGTTGCCGGGTGGCAAAATCACCCTCGAACCGATCATTGCCGGTGTAGATCCGGAACGCTGCTCCGGCTGCCGGACCTGCGCGGCCCTTTGCCCCTTCGGAGCCCTCGATATGGATTCGGACGGGGCCTGTATGGCGGTGGACGAGGCCTGCTGTCGGGGCTGCGGCATTTGCGTTGCCGCCTGCCCGAGCGGTGCGATCGAATTGCGCCATTATTCCCGGGAGGCGCTTAGTGGAGAACTTGCCGGCTTGCTGAAATCCGATGGAATCTGA
- a CDS encoding Ni/Fe hydrogenase subunit alpha, with translation MSRRIRIDPVTRLEGHGRIEIRLDDAGNVTRSFFQVPEFRGFEKFCEGRAAEEMPTLTQKICGVCPTAHHIAGVKALDALFAVEPPPAARTIRELMHTAFVFEDHLLHFFYLGGPDILVNGAARKFERNVFGVLKAVGDAVGQRAIQIRKKVRDLNALLGGSALYPVCGLPGGVAKPVSRETRTIASETAAEALAFARDLLPFFREKVLKNDRFRNMARSSVFSLRTYYMGLVDKEDRVNFYDGDLKIVAPDGKTFARFPGQAYLEHLRERVVQGSYMKILYLKALGCKGYKDDPGNGMYRVGPLARLNAAAGMATPLAQREYERLYHAVGEKPAHNTLLYHWARLIEVLYAAERMVELAARPELTDPHVRNLPVQIPSSGVGVCEAPRGTLIHHYQTDERAIVKQLNLVVATQNNAGAISLSVEKVARALIKKSRVTDNTLNMVEMAYRAYDPCLACATH, from the coding sequence ATGAGCCGCCGCATCCGCATCGACCCGGTCACCCGGTTGGAAGGCCACGGCCGCATCGAGATCCGACTGGATGACGCCGGCAATGTCACCCGCTCCTTTTTTCAGGTACCCGAGTTCAGGGGATTCGAAAAGTTCTGCGAAGGGCGCGCGGCCGAGGAAATGCCCACGTTGACCCAGAAAATCTGCGGGGTATGCCCCACGGCCCATCACATCGCCGGCGTAAAAGCGCTGGACGCCCTTTTTGCGGTGGAGCCGCCGCCGGCCGCCCGGACCATCCGCGAACTCATGCACACGGCCTTCGTCTTCGAAGACCACCTGCTGCACTTTTTTTATCTGGGCGGTCCCGACATCCTGGTAAACGGCGCTGCCCGCAAGTTCGAAAGAAATGTATTCGGCGTTCTTAAGGCCGTAGGCGATGCCGTGGGCCAAAGGGCCATCCAAATCCGCAAAAAGGTCAGGGACCTCAACGCCCTGCTCGGCGGCAGCGCCCTTTATCCGGTCTGCGGTCTGCCCGGGGGGGTGGCAAAGCCGGTCAGCCGGGAAACCCGTACAATCGCCTCCGAAACTGCGGCGGAGGCCTTGGCATTTGCCCGGGATCTGCTGCCGTTTTTCCGTGAAAAGGTTTTGAAGAACGACCGCTTCCGGAATATGGCCCGCAGTTCTGTCTTTTCGTTGCGCACCTATTACATGGGCCTGGTGGACAAAGAAGACCGGGTCAATTTTTACGACGGCGATCTGAAGATCGTCGCGCCCGATGGAAAGACCTTCGCCCGTTTCCCCGGCCAGGCCTATCTGGAGCACCTGCGGGAACGGGTTGTCCAAGGCAGCTACATGAAAATCCTCTACCTGAAAGCGTTGGGCTGTAAAGGATACAAGGACGACCCGGGAAACGGGATGTACCGCGTGGGGCCTTTAGCGCGGCTGAACGCCGCCGCCGGCATGGCCACGCCCCTGGCGCAACGGGAATACGAACGGTTATACCATGCCGTCGGCGAAAAGCCGGCCCACAACACCCTGCTCTACCACTGGGCGCGGCTGATCGAAGTGCTGTACGCCGCGGAACGGATGGTGGAACTGGCCGCTCGTCCCGAACTTACCGACCCGCATGTCCGCAATCTTCCGGTCCAGATCCCCTCTTCTGGCGTGGGCGTATGCGAGGCCCCGCGGGGGACCCTGATTCACCATTATCAAACCGATGAGCGGGCCATTGTAAAGCAACTCAACCTGGTGGTGGCCACGCAGAACAATGCCGGCGCAATCAGTCTCTCCGTTGAAAAAGTCGCCCGCGCACTTATAAAAAAAAGCAGGGTGACCGATAACACGTTGAACATGGTGGAGATGGCCTATCGCGCCTATGACCCCTGCCTGGCCTGCGCCACCCATTGA
- a CDS encoding PAS domain S-box protein, with the protein MNDQTRCKTLLACQDTECPAYHTDRSCWLIEGTHCNNTVQKEFLSKAEICLQCPVFRKNMTPEAMEETCAAMTRQFRENREMLYERDQELESISMEMALGLSEVFEALKKMAVGDPQVRLDEHSSLELILKLKQMVNRTAANMDEMIDMTHEFAMGLAEHFDVLHRVGKGDLGARVQGESKVELLESLKDVTNRMIIGVKKEIDSRHKVTRDLRASEERFRTLAENAPIGITIMNPDLTFAFVNRTFSKIFGYTIEDIPDKTVWFEKAYPDPAYREKIIAKWKTDSRKTTRPDEVHPLTLKVRCKDGSRKIISFQTAVIADGKHFVTYSDITRQARAQEILQESEEKYRTLIDNIQDGVILIENERFLFVNEAMARVIGYTAPEMIGMDYLETIAPEDRDLVADRYRRRQAGEDVIRNYELRLLHKDGVTRVYVILNVGIINYKDRVVTIGTIKDVTDRKRAEAERSKMAEKLERSRKMEAIGTLAGGVAHDLNNILSGIVSYPELLLLDLPDDSPLKGPIETIQKSGQRASAVVQDLLTLARRGVATMTAVDLNRVVTEYLNSPEFAKLCSFHPQVTVESRLTGNLLTIAGSPVHLSKTVMNLVSNAAEAMPEGGTITLTTENRYVDRPLGNYDDVTEGEYAVLTVTDTGIGISPQDRQQIFEPFYTKKVMGRSGTGLGMAVVWGTVKDHKGYIDITSVENEGTTFTIYLPINREFESAGHEKSSLDSIMGNGERILVVDDVAEQRHIASAILKRLGYQVAAVDSGEKAVAYIHDHPVDVVLLDMIMAPGIDGLETYRRMAAVVPGQKAVIASGYSETERVKSLNRMGVREYLKKPYTIEKIGGAIKRTIAGWKTADLKH; encoded by the coding sequence ATGAATGACCAGACCAGATGCAAAACGCTTCTCGCATGCCAGGATACCGAGTGCCCGGCATATCACACCGACAGATCCTGCTGGCTGATTGAAGGCACCCATTGCAACAACACGGTCCAGAAGGAATTTTTATCCAAGGCGGAAATCTGTCTTCAATGCCCGGTTTTTAGAAAAAACATGACCCCGGAGGCCATGGAGGAAACCTGCGCCGCAATGACCCGGCAGTTTCGTGAGAACCGGGAAATGCTGTACGAACGGGATCAGGAACTGGAATCGATCAGCATGGAAATGGCCCTCGGTCTTTCCGAGGTGTTCGAGGCCTTGAAAAAGATGGCTGTCGGCGATCCCCAGGTCCGCCTTGATGAACATTCCAGCCTCGAACTGATCTTAAAACTAAAGCAGATGGTCAACCGGACGGCCGCAAACATGGACGAGATGATCGATATGACCCACGAATTCGCCATGGGTCTGGCCGAACATTTCGATGTCCTCCACCGGGTCGGCAAAGGAGATCTGGGCGCCCGGGTTCAGGGAGAATCGAAAGTCGAGCTGCTCGAGTCGCTCAAGGACGTCACCAACCGCATGATCATCGGGGTAAAAAAGGAGATCGACAGCCGGCACAAAGTGACCCGCGATCTGAGGGCCAGCGAGGAGCGCTTTCGCACGCTGGCGGAGAATGCGCCTATCGGCATCACCATTATGAACCCCGATTTGACTTTCGCGTTCGTCAATCGCACCTTTTCGAAAATATTCGGATACACGATCGAAGACATTCCCGACAAGACCGTCTGGTTTGAAAAAGCCTACCCGGATCCTGCCTATCGGGAAAAAATAATCGCCAAATGGAAGACCGATAGCAGAAAAACCACCAGGCCCGACGAAGTTCACCCTCTGACGCTGAAGGTTCGCTGTAAGGACGGAAGCCGGAAAATCATCAGCTTCCAAACGGCCGTGATAGCGGACGGCAAGCATTTCGTGACCTATTCGGACATCACCCGTCAGGCACGGGCCCAGGAAATCCTCCAGGAATCCGAAGAGAAGTACCGGACCCTCATCGACAACATCCAGGACGGGGTCATTCTTATCGAAAACGAACGTTTTCTTTTTGTCAACGAGGCCATGGCCCGCGTGATCGGGTATACGGCGCCGGAAATGATCGGCATGGATTACCTCGAAACGATTGCCCCCGAAGACCGGGACCTTGTGGCGGACCGCTATCGTCGAAGGCAGGCGGGTGAGGATGTGATCCGCAATTACGAATTACGTTTGCTGCACAAAGATGGCGTTACCCGAGTTTACGTCATTCTCAACGTAGGCATCATCAACTACAAGGATCGGGTGGTGACCATCGGCACGATAAAGGACGTGACCGACCGCAAACGCGCCGAAGCGGAACGGAGCAAAATGGCCGAAAAACTGGAGCGCTCCAGGAAAATGGAAGCCATCGGCACGCTGGCCGGCGGTGTGGCCCACGACCTGAACAACATCCTTTCCGGCATCGTCAGCTATCCGGAACTGCTGCTGCTGGATCTGCCCGACGACAGTCCGCTCAAAGGCCCCATCGAAACGATCCAGAAATCCGGCCAACGGGCCTCGGCCGTCGTTCAGGATCTGCTGACCCTGGCCCGGCGGGGTGTGGCCACCATGACGGCGGTCGACCTCAATCGGGTCGTGACGGAATATCTCAACAGCCCGGAATTCGCCAAGCTCTGTTCGTTCCATCCCCAGGTAACCGTTGAAAGCCGACTCACCGGCAATCTGCTGACCATCGCCGGTTCCCCCGTGCACCTTTCAAAAACAGTCATGAATCTGGTGTCCAATGCCGCCGAAGCCATGCCCGAGGGCGGGACAATCACCCTGACGACGGAAAACCGCTATGTAGACCGGCCGCTTGGCAATTACGACGATGTAACCGAAGGGGAGTACGCCGTCCTTACGGTGACGGACACGGGGATCGGCATTTCCCCCCAGGACAGGCAGCAGATCTTCGAGCCGTTTTACACAAAAAAAGTCATGGGCCGAAGCGGCACCGGCCTGGGCATGGCCGTTGTATGGGGAACCGTAAAGGACCACAAAGGATATATCGATATCACCAGCGTCGAGAATGAGGGAACCACTTTCACCATCTACCTTCCGATCAATCGGGAATTTGAATCCGCAGGGCATGAGAAATCCTCCCTGGATTCCATCATGGGCAACGGAGAACGCATTCTGGTGGTGGACGATGTTGCCGAACAACGCCATATCGCCTCTGCCATCCTGAAACGCCTGGGCTACCAGGTCGCGGCGGTTGACAGCGGAGAAAAGGCCGTTGCGTACATCCACGACCATCCGGTGGATGTCGTCCTGCTGGATATGATCATGGCACCGGGTATCGACGGATTGGAAACCTATCGCCGCATGGCCGCCGTCGTCCCCGGCCAGAAAGCGGTGATTGCCAGCGGTTATTCGGAAACCGAACGGGTAAAATCCCTGAACCGGATGGGCGTTCGCGAATATCTGAAAAAACCCTACACCATCGAAAAGATCGGTGGGGCGATCAAGCGAACGATTGCCGGTTGGAAGACCGCCGATCTCAAGCACTGA
- a CDS encoding hydrogenase iron-sulfur subunit, protein MGTCKPKIVAFLCNWCAYDGADAAGRARLEIPSTVVEVRVRCSGQVDSGMVLSAFEAGAQGVMVLGCQPGDCHYKKGNLHAMKRMALLRAVLKPTRIDPQRLRLDWVSAGDGKRYARVAREMVDTIEQLGPATQPPGNEPQ, encoded by the coding sequence ATGGGGACCTGTAAACCCAAAATCGTCGCTTTTTTGTGCAACTGGTGCGCCTATGACGGCGCAGACGCCGCCGGCCGGGCCCGGCTGGAAATTCCTTCCACAGTGGTCGAGGTCCGGGTCAGGTGCAGCGGCCAGGTGGATTCCGGGATGGTTCTCAGTGCCTTTGAGGCCGGCGCCCAAGGTGTGATGGTGCTGGGCTGCCAGCCGGGGGACTGCCATTACAAGAAGGGAAATCTTCACGCCATGAAACGCATGGCGCTGCTGCGTGCGGTGTTGAAGCCGACCCGAATCGACCCGCAGCGCCTTCGGTTGGATTGGGTTTCCGCCGGGGACGGGAAGCGATATGCCCGGGTGGCCCGGGAAATGGTGGATACGATCGAACAGCTGGGACCGGCAACCCAGCCGCCGGGAAACGAACCCCAATGA
- a CDS encoding manganese efflux pump MntP family protein produces MMNTLALAVALAMDAFAVSIASGVALKTVSPRQTFRLAWHFGLFQAMMPVIGWSAGLTVRSHIEAYDHWIAFALLVYVAQGMLRSAFKGEKNDTEAKDPTKGVTMVMLSVATSIDALAVGLGLSMINVSIWTPALIIGLVAGMFTTVGLHLGKWIGSVSQLSRWAEMTGGIVLLGIGLNILREHGALPFL; encoded by the coding sequence ATGATGAATACGCTCGCCCTTGCCGTGGCCCTGGCAATGGATGCCTTTGCCGTTTCCATCGCTTCGGGTGTGGCCTTAAAAACCGTCAGCCCGCGCCAGACTTTCCGGCTGGCCTGGCATTTCGGCCTGTTTCAGGCCATGATGCCCGTCATTGGCTGGAGCGCCGGATTGACTGTCCGAAGTCATATCGAGGCCTACGACCACTGGATCGCTTTCGCTCTTTTGGTCTATGTGGCCCAGGGAATGCTGCGATCGGCGTTCAAGGGTGAGAAGAACGATACCGAGGCCAAGGATCCCACAAAAGGCGTCACCATGGTGATGCTCTCCGTGGCCACCAGCATCGATGCCCTGGCCGTGGGCCTGGGCCTTTCCATGATCAACGTTTCCATCTGGACGCCGGCGCTGATTATCGGGCTGGTGGCCGGCATGTTTACCACCGTCGGCCTGCACCTGGGGAAATGGATCGGCAGCGTATCACAGTTGAGCCGTTGGGCGGAGATGACGGGGGGGATCGTTCTGCTGGGGATTGGACTTAATATTCTGAGGGAGCATGGGGCGCTCCCCTTCCTTTGA
- a CDS encoding cyclic nucleotide-binding domain-containing protein produces MYLKQGDLFWGMDKNFVKEVMDISTKVGLEEKQTVFKEGDPADSFYVLVKGRLQLTLGEKSREVYVAYQPGEIVGWSSLTGRETMSATAQCLESTTLQQIERKKFLKILDRYPTEGSALFQRVAQMLGNRLVSLYPSIA; encoded by the coding sequence ATGTATCTCAAACAAGGAGATCTTTTCTGGGGAATGGACAAGAATTTTGTCAAGGAGGTCATGGACATCAGCACGAAGGTAGGCCTTGAAGAAAAACAGACGGTGTTCAAGGAAGGAGATCCTGCCGATTCTTTTTACGTCCTGGTCAAAGGGCGCCTGCAACTCACGCTGGGAGAGAAATCGCGGGAAGTATACGTGGCCTATCAGCCGGGAGAAATCGTCGGCTGGTCCAGCCTCACCGGAAGGGAAACGATGTCCGCCACGGCGCAATGCCTGGAAAGCACCACCCTCCAGCAAATCGAACGTAAAAAGTTCCTGAAGATTCTGGACAGGTACCCGACTGAAGGTTCAGCCCTTTTTCAGCGCGTGGCCCAGATGCTTGGGAATCGGCTGGTCTCACTTTATCCGAGCATCGCCTGA
- a CDS encoding OmpA family protein produces the protein MNTKLNRLAMIGLLLIAFGAAGCVQSQVAGSGVAAEKTAAAMDNPVELVNRLSSDISQARMDQLNILAPDTFKKAESAFFSARKDLEAGNEIADIRASVAESRAHLEKAREIAAISRTTLTETIKAREMARNAGAINFEKEYQRVENDFLGLTRAIERDNVSYAQKNRDKVIDRFRELEVRAIKEETIGEVRALIGRAESEGARKMAPLSYSQAVEQLNATDAFISANPYAKEEMHAMAKEALFKANRLVVVNELCNRVAEMKPEEIVMIVENHLHTISESLGARDMRDQPYSTQLANIVGSVDSLKSDRAFMAEKNQGLQTDMEALKADYQAKIDALNVRLATLEGQTREDRMAKERLARERMAAEQRLAAERKFNQLYATVRNYFEPEEAEVYKQENQLVIRLKAMRFPVGKSVIMPENYALLSKVQKAIRTFDDPRVIVEGHTDTTGSNEVNMLLSQQRAEAVREYMIANQTLPPDGISAVGYGSERPLASNATAEGRAINRRIDILIVPQVGPI, from the coding sequence ATGAATACGAAACTGAATCGTCTGGCCATGATCGGCCTGCTGTTGATCGCGTTTGGGGCGGCCGGCTGCGTTCAATCCCAGGTTGCCGGAAGCGGAGTCGCCGCCGAGAAAACCGCTGCCGCCATGGACAATCCGGTGGAACTGGTCAATCGGCTCAGCAGCGACATTTCCCAGGCCCGCATGGATCAGCTCAACATCCTGGCTCCGGATACGTTTAAAAAGGCCGAAAGCGCTTTTTTCAGTGCCCGCAAGGATCTGGAAGCCGGCAACGAGATCGCCGACATCCGGGCATCCGTGGCTGAATCCCGCGCCCACCTTGAAAAAGCACGGGAGATCGCGGCCATATCGCGCACCACCTTGACCGAAACCATCAAGGCCCGGGAAATGGCCCGCAACGCCGGGGCGATCAATTTCGAAAAAGAGTACCAGCGGGTGGAAAACGATTTCCTGGGCCTGACCCGCGCCATCGAACGCGACAATGTGAGCTATGCCCAGAAAAATCGCGACAAGGTGATCGACCGGTTCCGGGAACTGGAAGTCCGGGCCATCAAGGAGGAAACCATCGGCGAGGTCCGTGCGCTGATCGGCCGGGCGGAATCCGAAGGCGCCCGCAAAATGGCCCCTCTTTCTTACAGCCAGGCCGTGGAACAGCTCAACGCCACCGACGCCTTCATCTCGGCCAATCCCTATGCCAAGGAAGAGATGCACGCCATGGCCAAAGAGGCCCTGTTCAAGGCCAACCGGCTGGTGGTGGTAAACGAACTGTGCAACCGCGTGGCCGAAATGAAGCCCGAGGAAATCGTAATGATCGTGGAAAACCACCTGCACACCATCTCGGAATCCCTTGGCGCCCGGGATATGCGCGACCAGCCCTATTCGACCCAGTTGGCCAACATCGTCGGTTCGGTGGACTCCCTGAAAAGCGACCGCGCCTTCATGGCGGAAAAGAATCAAGGCCTGCAGACCGATATGGAGGCGCTCAAGGCGGATTATCAGGCCAAAATCGATGCCCTCAATGTGCGTCTGGCCACCCTGGAGGGCCAGACCCGTGAAGACCGGATGGCCAAGGAGCGGTTGGCCAGGGAACGCATGGCCGCCGAGCAGCGCCTGGCTGCCGAGCGCAAATTCAATCAGCTTTACGCCACCGTGCGCAACTACTTCGAACCGGAAGAAGCCGAGGTCTACAAACAGGAGAACCAACTGGTGATCCGGCTCAAGGCCATGCGCTTCCCGGTGGGCAAAAGCGTGATCATGCCCGAGAACTATGCCCTGCTCAGCAAGGTACAGAAAGCGATCCGCACCTTTGACGATCCGCGGGTCATCGTCGAAGGGCACACGGACACCACCGGTTCCAACGAGGTCAACATGCTGCTTTCCCAGCAGCGGGCCGAAGCGGTTCGCGAATACATGATCGCCAACCAGACGCTGCCCCCGGACGGCATATCGGCCGTGGGCTACGGCTCCGAGCGCCCCCTGGCCTCCAACGCCACGGCAGAAGGCAGGGCCATCAACCGCCGCATCGACATCCTGATCGTTCCCCAGGTCGGACCCATATGA
- a CDS encoding sulfurtransferase TusA family protein: MTVEILDMVGMKCPQPVLKIAVKATDMNPEDILEVVGDCPTFERDVRVWCQRLNKTFLSIQDEGCGKKRIQILF; the protein is encoded by the coding sequence ATGACTGTAGAAATTCTGGATATGGTAGGCATGAAATGTCCGCAGCCGGTTTTGAAAATTGCCGTCAAGGCGACCGACATGAATCCGGAAGATATTCTTGAAGTGGTTGGCGATTGCCCGACCTTCGAACGCGACGTACGGGTCTGGTGCCAACGGTTGAACAAAACCTTTCTGTCCATCCAGGATGAAGGGTGCGGGAAAAAACGCATCCAGATCCTGTTTTGA
- a CDS encoding dihydroorotase has protein sequence MATLLIVNALAVNEGRSSHRDVLVHKGRIAAIGADLAGKRADRVIDAAGKALLPGMIDDQVHFRQPGLTHKGDIGTESRATVAGGITSYMEMPNTSPPTTTIEELEKKYRIAEKTSFANYGFYLGATNDNIETIKKLNPLQACGVKVFMGASTGNMLVDDPVALEQIFTCSPGIVATHCEHSPTIDENTRRFQSIHGEDIPMALHPAIRSEAACYRSTALAVNLARQCRTRLHVLHLSTAKELELFSSEPLDEKRITAEACVHHLYFSEADYGDKGTLIKCNPAIKTQADRSGLLNALQDGRIDVVGTDHAPHTLEEKQRPYVAAPSGLPLVQHALVCLLEHVHDGVLTLEQAVEKTAHGPARLFNVRERGYLREGYWADLVLVDLNRPTAVDDQPIHYRCGWTPFAGRTFRSSVVATIVSGHLAYLDEKIDPIPSGMRLEFAR, from the coding sequence ATGGCGACGCTTTTAATCGTAAACGCATTAGCGGTAAACGAAGGCCGTTCGAGCCATCGGGATGTGCTTGTGCACAAAGGCCGCATCGCTGCCATCGGCGCAGATCTTGCGGGCAAGCGGGCCGACCGGGTCATCGATGCAGCCGGCAAGGCCTTGCTTCCGGGGATGATCGACGACCAGGTTCACTTTCGCCAGCCAGGCCTCACCCACAAGGGAGACATCGGCACCGAGTCCCGCGCGACCGTGGCCGGCGGCATCACCAGCTATATGGAGATGCCCAATACATCGCCGCCCACCACCACCATCGAAGAGCTGGAGAAAAAATATCGCATCGCAGAAAAAACCTCTTTCGCCAACTACGGGTTTTACCTGGGAGCCACCAACGACAACATCGAAACCATCAAGAAGCTGAATCCGCTGCAGGCCTGCGGCGTAAAAGTCTTCATGGGGGCTTCCACCGGAAACATGCTGGTGGATGATCCCGTTGCGCTGGAGCAGATTTTCACCTGCAGTCCGGGCATCGTGGCCACTCACTGCGAGCACAGCCCGACAATCGATGAAAACACCCGCCGTTTTCAGTCCATCCACGGTGAAGATATTCCCATGGCGCTCCACCCGGCCATCCGCAGCGAAGCCGCCTGCTACCGGTCCACCGCTCTGGCTGTCAATCTGGCCAGACAATGCCGCACCCGGCTGCACGTCCTGCATCTGAGCACGGCCAAAGAGCTGGAACTGTTCTCCTCTGAACCGCTGGATGAAAAACGCATCACCGCGGAAGCCTGCGTTCACCACCTGTATTTTTCAGAGGCCGATTATGGCGACAAGGGCACCCTGATAAAATGCAATCCGGCCATCAAGACGCAGGCCGACCGATCCGGGCTTCTGAACGCGCTGCAGGACGGAAGGATCGATGTGGTGGGGACCGACCATGCGCCGCACACCCTCGAGGAAAAACAGCGGCCCTATGTTGCGGCGCCGTCGGGCCTGCCGCTGGTGCAGCATGCCCTGGTCTGCCTGCTTGAACACGTCCACGATGGTGTGCTCACCCTGGAACAGGCGGTCGAAAAAACCGCCCACGGACCGGCGCGTCTGTTCAATGTCAGGGAGCGGGGGTATCTGCGGGAAGGCTACTGGGCGGATCTGGTACTGGTGGACCTCAATCGGCCCACGGCCGTCGACGATCAGCCGATCCATTATCGCTGCGGCTGGACGCCCTTTGCCGGCCGCACTTTTCGATCAAGCGTCGTGGCGACCATCGTTTCCGGTCATCTGGCGTATTTGGATGAAAAGATCGATCCGATACCATCAGGCATGCGGTTGGAATTCGCTCGTTAG